A single window of Brevundimonas naejangsanensis DNA harbors:
- a CDS encoding DUF2336 domain-containing protein, translating into MSDGAALPPPAKTGSRLPELIALAQEDSSPKRRALLRELTDCFFGAPQRTEAETALYGAVLSDLTDAMETAVRAELAERFAEAPDAPHQLIRRLANDEAETVAAPVLSASPVLTEADLIGVVRSRGQGHMRAVSRRVAVSEAVSDAIVERGDDETLGVLLGNEGASLSRAASETAVERARANPALHAVTVERSSLPPDLLNDLYFEVEARLRQRILEQNARMDPGLLESALAAGRTRVAAEDGALPPDYAESLAYVEELRAANQLTPQVLARFLRSGGQTAFLIALSQLADVDFHTARQIIERRELDALAVICKAADLDRALFLTYAVVLLNTDDNAMGKARAYAGMYQELTREAALRTIRFWRARKAMQAA; encoded by the coding sequence ATGAGCGACGGCGCCGCCCTGCCTCCGCCGGCCAAGACCGGCTCGCGCCTGCCTGAGCTGATCGCCCTGGCCCAGGAAGACTCCAGCCCCAAGCGGCGCGCCCTGCTGCGTGAACTGACCGACTGCTTCTTCGGCGCCCCCCAGCGCACCGAGGCGGAAACCGCCCTCTATGGCGCCGTCCTGTCCGACCTCACCGACGCGATGGAGACGGCCGTGCGCGCCGAACTGGCCGAGCGGTTCGCCGAGGCGCCCGACGCCCCGCACCAGTTGATCCGCCGCCTGGCCAACGACGAAGCCGAGACCGTGGCCGCCCCCGTCCTCAGCGCCTCGCCCGTGCTGACCGAGGCGGACCTGATCGGCGTGGTGCGCTCGCGCGGTCAGGGGCATATGCGCGCCGTCAGCCGCCGCGTCGCCGTGTCCGAGGCCGTGTCCGACGCCATTGTCGAGCGCGGCGACGACGAGACCCTGGGCGTGCTGCTGGGCAATGAAGGCGCCAGCCTGTCGCGCGCCGCCTCGGAAACCGCCGTTGAACGCGCCCGCGCCAACCCGGCCCTGCACGCGGTGACGGTCGAACGCTCCAGCCTGCCGCCCGACCTGCTGAACGACCTGTATTTCGAGGTCGAGGCCCGCCTGCGCCAGCGCATCCTGGAACAGAACGCGCGGATGGACCCGGGCCTGCTGGAAAGCGCCCTGGCCGCCGGGCGCACGCGCGTCGCCGCCGAAGACGGCGCCCTGCCCCCCGACTACGCCGAGAGCCTGGCCTATGTCGAAGAACTGCGCGCCGCCAACCAGCTGACGCCCCAGGTGCTGGCCCGCTTCCTGCGCTCGGGGGGCCAGACCGCCTTCCTGATCGCCCTGTCGCAGCTGGCTGACGTCGACTTCCACACCGCCCGCCAGATCATCGAGCGGCGCGAGCTGGACGCCCTGGCGGTGATCTGCAAGGCGGCCGACCTGGATCGCGCCCTGTTCCTGACCTACGCCGTCGTCCTGCTGAACACCGACGACAACGCCATGGGCAAGGCCCGCGCCTATGCCGGGATGTATCAGGAACTGACCCGCGAGGCGGCCCTGCGGACGATCCGCTTCTGGCGCGCGCGCAAGGCGATGCAGGCGGCCTGA